A single Mycolicibacterium cosmeticum DNA region contains:
- a CDS encoding precorrin-2 C(20)-methyltransferase, translated as MSTGKGTLYGVGLGPGDPELVTVKAARLIAAADVVAYHSARHGRSIARRIAEPYLRDGQLEEHLVYPVTTETTAHPGGYTGAMEDFYTEAADRIAAHLDAGRDVALLAEGDPLFYSSYMHMHTRLTERFDAVIVPGVTSVSAASAATGTPLVQGDEVLTILPGTLPAAELTRRLADTDAAVIMKLGKSYPEVRQALSATKQLDRAFYVERASTDQQRVLGAGEVDDASVPYFSIVMLPGEAARPRDGRSPVASLARKGSVAVVGLGPGDLDWITPQTRRELAQATDLIGYFPYLDRVGVRTGQTRHPSDNTDEPARARLACELAQQGKAVVVVSSGDPGVFAMATAVLEEAKAWPDVPVRVIPAMTAAQAVASRVGAPLGHDYAVISLSDRLKPWEIIAKRISAAAAADMAIAVYNPASKTRTWQVGAMKELLLEHRDPATPVVIGRDVAGPQENVRVVTLGKLDPAEIDMRCMLIIGSSQTQWHGDRVFTPRYYPG; from the coding sequence ATGAGTACCGGTAAAGGCACCCTGTACGGCGTGGGTCTGGGCCCCGGTGACCCGGAGTTGGTCACCGTCAAGGCGGCGCGGCTGATCGCGGCCGCCGATGTGGTGGCCTATCACAGCGCCAGGCACGGACGCAGCATCGCGCGCCGCATCGCGGAGCCGTATCTGCGCGACGGCCAGCTCGAGGAGCACCTGGTCTACCCGGTGACCACCGAGACCACCGCACATCCGGGTGGTTACACCGGGGCGATGGAGGACTTCTACACCGAGGCCGCCGACCGCATCGCCGCCCACCTGGACGCCGGGCGCGACGTCGCCCTGCTGGCCGAGGGCGATCCGCTGTTCTACAGCTCCTATATGCACATGCACACCCGGCTCACCGAGCGGTTCGACGCCGTGATCGTGCCCGGCGTGACCTCGGTGAGTGCGGCGTCGGCGGCCACCGGCACCCCGCTGGTGCAGGGCGACGAGGTGCTGACCATCCTGCCGGGAACGTTGCCCGCCGCCGAACTGACGCGGCGGCTGGCCGACACCGACGCTGCCGTGATCATGAAGCTTGGCAAGTCGTATCCTGAAGTGCGGCAAGCGCTTTCGGCCACCAAGCAGCTCGACCGGGCCTTCTATGTGGAGCGGGCGAGCACCGATCAGCAGCGGGTGCTCGGCGCCGGGGAGGTCGACGACGCCTCGGTGCCGTACTTCTCGATCGTCATGCTGCCCGGCGAGGCCGCGCGGCCCCGCGATGGTCGTTCCCCCGTCGCTTCGCTCGCCCGAAAAGGCAGCGTCGCGGTGGTCGGGCTCGGACCCGGCGACCTGGACTGGATCACCCCGCAGACGCGCCGCGAACTGGCCCAGGCCACCGATCTCATCGGGTACTTCCCATACCTGGATCGGGTCGGGGTGCGCACCGGGCAGACCCGCCATCCCAGCGACAACACCGACGAACCGGCCAGGGCCCGGTTGGCCTGCGAGTTGGCACAGCAGGGCAAGGCAGTGGTGGTGGTGTCCTCCGGTGACCCCGGTGTCTTCGCCATGGCCACCGCGGTGTTGGAGGAAGCCAAGGCCTGGCCGGACGTACCCGTGCGGGTGATCCCGGCGATGACGGCCGCGCAGGCGGTCGCCAGCCGGGTCGGCGCGCCGCTGGGGCACGACTACGCCGTGATCTCGCTGTCGGATCGGCTCAAGCCGTGGGAGATCATCGCCAAGCGGATCAGCGCGGCCGCGGCTGCCGATATGGCGATCGCCGTGTACAACCCGGCGTCCAAGACGCGCACCTGGCAAGTCGGGGCGATGAAGGAGCTGCTGCTCGAGCACCGCGATCCGGCGACACCCGTGGTGATCGGCCGGGACGTCGCGGGCCCGCAGGAGAACGTGCGGGTGGTGACGCTCGGGAAACTCGATCCCGCCGAGATCGACATGCGCTGCATGTTGATCATCGGCTCATCGCAGACGCAGTGGCACGGTGACCGGGTGTTCACGCCCCGCTACTACCCCGGCTGA
- a CDS encoding precorrin-8X methylmutase codes for MLDYVRDAAEIYRQSFATIRAEADLTRFPSEIARVVVRLIHTCGQVDLGEHVAFSPDVVTRAHAALAAGAPILCDSSMVAAGITRSRLPADNEVVSLVADPRAPELAATLGSTRSAAAVDLWADRLDGAVLAIGNAPTALFRLLELIDEGAPVPAAVLGGPVGFVGSAQSKDELIARPRGMSYLVVTGRRGGSAMAAAAVNAIASEQE; via the coding sequence GTGCTCGACTACGTCCGCGACGCCGCGGAGATCTACCGGCAATCGTTCGCGACGATCCGCGCCGAGGCCGACCTGACCCGGTTCCCCTCGGAGATCGCGCGTGTCGTCGTCCGCCTGATCCACACGTGCGGCCAGGTCGATCTCGGTGAGCATGTCGCGTTCAGCCCCGATGTGGTGACCCGCGCCCACGCCGCGCTGGCCGCCGGTGCGCCCATCCTGTGTGACTCCTCGATGGTGGCCGCCGGCATCACCCGGTCCCGGCTGCCCGCCGACAACGAGGTGGTGTCGCTGGTCGCCGACCCGCGCGCGCCGGAACTGGCGGCCACCTTGGGCAGCACCCGCTCGGCCGCCGCGGTGGACCTGTGGGCCGACCGCCTCGACGGCGCCGTGCTGGCCATCGGCAACGCGCCGACGGCGCTGTTCCGACTGCTCGAGCTGATCGACGAGGGCGCCCCGGTGCCTGCCGCGGTGCTCGGCGGGCCGGTCGGCTTCGTCGGCTCGGCGCAGTCCAAGGACGAGCTGATCGCCCGCCCGCGCGGGATGTCGTATCTGGTGGTGACGGGCCGCCGGGGCGGTAGTGCCATGGCGGCCGCGGCGGTGAATGCGATTGCGAGTGAACAGGAATGA
- a CDS encoding phosphotransferase family protein: MIPRTPGDVTADWLTGVLGAEVRAVRVTPIGTGQTGATYRLTVEYTVETGLPASFAVKLPSQDDTVRDRVAIGYRSEHAFYNDIADLVSVPVPQSYYCEIEDDGAEFVLLLADLAPAQQGDQIAGCSAGDALLAVRALAGLHAPSWCDPKWTDYPGLAMPRPDSAMASGMGEVATMASGITLEKLGPRMSAADRETLQAALGVVTPWLLAEPDRFALLHGDYRLDNMLFDPDHTAVTIVDWQTLGSGLPARDLAYFTATSLDPGVRARAEAQLVDAYHAELLTLGVAGYDRETCWRDYRLGMLQAPLIIAFGTAFAAATDRGDDMMLAMAQRSCAAIRELDTLALI, encoded by the coding sequence ATGATCCCGCGGACGCCCGGTGACGTGACGGCGGACTGGCTGACCGGTGTTCTGGGTGCCGAGGTCCGGGCGGTGCGGGTGACGCCGATCGGGACCGGCCAAACCGGTGCGACCTACCGATTGACGGTCGAGTACACCGTCGAGACCGGGTTGCCCGCCAGCTTCGCGGTCAAGCTGCCGTCCCAGGACGACACCGTGCGCGACCGCGTGGCGATCGGCTATCGGTCCGAACACGCCTTCTACAACGACATCGCCGACCTGGTCTCGGTGCCGGTGCCGCAGAGCTATTACTGCGAGATCGAGGACGACGGCGCCGAATTCGTGCTCCTGCTGGCCGATCTGGCGCCCGCACAGCAGGGTGACCAGATCGCGGGGTGCTCGGCAGGGGACGCGCTGCTGGCGGTGCGTGCACTCGCCGGTCTGCACGCACCCAGTTGGTGCGACCCGAAGTGGACGGACTACCCCGGACTGGCGATGCCACGGCCGGACAGCGCGATGGCCTCCGGGATGGGCGAGGTCGCCACGATGGCCAGCGGGATCACCCTGGAGAAGCTGGGCCCGCGGATGAGCGCCGCCGACCGGGAGACGCTGCAAGCCGCGCTGGGCGTGGTGACGCCGTGGCTGCTGGCCGAACCCGACCGGTTCGCGCTGTTGCACGGCGACTACCGGTTGGACAACATGCTGTTCGATCCCGATCACACCGCGGTCACCATCGTGGACTGGCAGACGCTGGGGTCCGGTCTGCCCGCCAGGGACCTGGCCTACTTCACCGCCACCAGTCTGGATCCCGGCGTGCGTGCCCGAGCCGAGGCGCAGCTGGTGGATGCCTACCACGCCGAGCTGCTGACCCTCGGTGTCGCGGGCTACGACCGCGAAACGTGTTGGCGCGATTACCGTCTGGGCATGCTGCAGGCCCCGCTGATCATCGCCTTCGGCACCGCGTTCGCCGCCGCGACCGACCGCGGCGACGATATGATGCTCGCGATGGCGCAGCGCTCCTGTGCGGCCATCCGCGAACTCGACACCCTGGCGTTGATCTAG